GCCACCCGCTCATAGTCTCCGGAGGGCTGGGCCAGACCGTAGATCTCACCGCCGCAGGAGCCGGCTACTTGGTAGTAGCCCTCGACATTCTTCCGGCTCGATGCGCCGTCAGTATGAGTCACCAGCTGCTCGGTATAGCCGACTCCTGTGGTTCCTTCATTGAACAGGCCGATGAAGCCGTCGTCGCCCGTCGGGAACAGCGCGTGCTGTGACGGGGACTTGGGGCTGTCGGTGGTACGCAGTCCCTCATCGGTGAGCTGATAGTCCTGTTCAGTGTCGGAGAAGAACAGGCCGTCCTCCGACCATCCGATCGCCGCGGTATCCATGCCGGAGGTTTCGACGACGTTAGTCTCTCCCGCCTCGCCTACCAGGACGAGGTGTCCCGCGGACGAATCCCCGACGTCCTGTGCCGGAGGGCTGATGTAGGCGGCAGCCCGAACGCCGTCCAAGGTCACATCCTGCGGCTCTTCGACATCCGCCGAAGGACCCAAGCATGCCGACGTGGTCAGCAGGACCATGGCGAGCCCAACCGTTGCGCGTGCAGAAGAGAACGAAGATCGAGTCATGAGGCTCCCGAGATATACGAAGCTGCGGTAGAGCATCATCCGCAATTTCGTGGATGATACCCCACCGCATGGAATGCCTGTTGCCCATTTCCGGGCGAGCTGTGCCAATCAGAGTGTCTGATAAGTGACGGTGAAGAAGCTATCCCGGATGTTTCCTAGGGATACACCGGGTTCACCATTGCTGTCGAGGTCGATACCGGAAGTCGACATATAGGCCGTCCAGGCAAAATGAAGGTTATGCAGGTGTGGTGATTAGTGGGGATAGACACAAGAAGCAACGGTCTTTCCGGTATCATGCTGTTCGACCAAAAACAAGCAGTACGCCAAGGAAAGACCGTTGCGTTACGAGGAAACCACAGGGTTGAGTGAGGACCAGCTATGCTGGTTGGCTGAGCGGATCAGTGGGTTGATTCTATGGGACCCGAGGAACACTGTCGGTGTTCATGGCTCTCGTGGTGACGTTGGAGTTCTGTCGGACGAATCTGACCCAGAAACAATTGGCGGCGTTCCGAAATACGAGCCAGTCGACGATTTCGCGGGTAGTGCGTCGGATTGAGCCCGTCCTGGCCGACACGTTGGACGAGGCACACGCCACTCTTGAGGAGTTCCACGGACGAGTCGCCCTCGTGGATGGTGTACTCATCCCCACTGGGAATCGTCGTGACCAGAAAAAACTGTATTCCGGAAAGCATCGACGCTACGGCGTTCGTCTGCAACTGAGCACCGGTCTTCGAGGGAAACTTCTCGCGTGTTCGGAGATATTTCCCGGGGGTTCCCATGACTTCACGGTGTTCCGGAGCTCATCACTGCACGAGACGCTCAATCATGCCAACACCATCGGGGATCTCGGTTGTCTGGGATAATGCTATCACTGAGGTGATCTCAATGGTATGAGTGGCTTGCCTTCGTTTGCTCTGAGGGGTCCAGCTGGGTGGCTACGTCGCGGGCGCGGTTGCTCGCCCGTAGGAACTGGCCGTGTGAGGGCGTCCGTAGCGGGACCGGGCTTCGCGGGAACAGGTTCCCAACCGGCCACGGTGCCAGGTCGAACCGGTGTGATCGGTGAGTTTCTTCGGCGGCCAGAGCCCTGGCCGACCTGCACGGGAAGACTGAGCAAAAGTGGGGGCCGATCTTGGTCGAGATCCCTGCTTTTCCTGTGCGCTGGGCTGGTGCGCCCTCGGCAGGATTCGAACCTGCGACACCCGCTTTAGGAGAGCGGTGCTCTATCCCCTGAGCTACGAGGGCCTGTTCGGTTGTCAGCCGGGTCGGTACGTGCCGATCCGCACCAAAGGATACCGGCCCGGTGGGTGTCCTCGACACCGGCCCCGGTAGTGGTTGTGCTCCGGGCGAACGGCACCCGCCGCTGATCTTTTCGGAACGGCGCACGCGTATGGTCGACTTGCCGCTACCGTGTGCGATAGGACGGCACTGGGGTGACCATGACGAACGAGTACCACGGCGACGCCCGCAGCGTGACGCAGGCCGGGCGGGTCGATCGTTTCGAGCAGCACCTGCACTTCCACGGAACCGACGCTCGCCCTCCCGAACGCCCGATGAGCATCCCGGCCGAGCCGACACTGCTCGTCGACCGGCGGGACGAGCACCGCACGCTGTACAGCGTCCTTGAACGCTCCTCCGCGGCGAACGACTCGTCCGACTCCGGATCAGGGGCTCTCCTGATCGCGCTGTGCGGTCTCAGCGGTATCGGCAAGAGTACGCTCGCGCGGAGTTTCGCCTGGCAGGTGCACGAGCGTTTCGAGGACGGCTTCTGCTACACCGACTGGCACGGCCACCCGGTATCCGGCTCCGCCGAGCTGGCGCGCTCGTGCCTGCGCAAGCTGGGTACGGCCGAACACGAGCTACCCGCCGCTGACCGGGACGCGTTGCAGCTGCTGCGTGACCGCACCCGTGGCCGCAGGATGGGGTTCGTCTTCGACGGACTGGTGCACCCGCGACAGCTGCTCGACCTGCGGCTCGCGGCCCCGGAGACCATGATCCTGTTCACCAGCCAACACGCTGCCTCGGAGTTCTCCTCCGACGGGGTGAGCTCGATCGACCTCGAACCACTTTCCCGAGACCACGCGATCGAACTGCTCGCGCGAATCACCGGCACGGATCCGGCCGCGACGGACCCGGACGTCGGGCGACTCGTCGAACTCTGCGGCTACACCCCGTTGGCGCTGGAGTTCGTGGGCAGAAAGATCAGGCGACTCAAACACTGGACACCGCGTCGCGCGGCCGACTGGCTCGCCGGTTCCGCCCACCGGGGCGATATGCTGCGTGACAATCCCGAAGTGCGGGACACCCTGGAACTCGCGGTCACCGACCTTCCGGCCGAGCAGGCCGAGCTCTATCGGCTGCTCGGCGCGATTCCCTGCCGCACTTTCGACACCGCCACGGTCGCCGAGCTGCTCGACGCCGACCCCGCCGACGCGGAGGACCTGCTCTACGAACTGCACGCGGCCAATCTGGTGCTCGAGTCAGAGCCGGGGCGCTTCCACCTGCACGATCTGGTAAGGATCCACGCGATCGAACACGCCGAAAAGCTCGGACCGGGGGACTCCGAGCGGGCGCACCACCGCCTGGTCACGCGGTACCGCCGGATGGGCGCCCACGCCGATCGGGCGGTGATGGAACCGAGCAGGTTGCGGGTGGCGGGTGACGAGCACCTGGTGACATCCGAGGAGAACCCCTTCACCAAACCGACCGCGCTGCGCTGGCTGGAGACCGAGTTCGCCAACATCGTCGCGCTGGTCCACCACGCGAGCGGACGCGGCGACCACGAAACCGTGCTCGCGCTCTGTGACGGAGCACTGTGGACACTGCACAACCATCACAAGCACTACGAAGGGACGCTGCGAGCCTTCGAGCTGGCGATCGGGGCGGCCGATGGACGGGACGATCCGTTGGCGGGGGCGAGGATGCGGATCCTGCGCACCAGGCTGCTCATGGAGTGCCGGCGGTTCACCGAGGCGCACGAGCAGGCCCTCGAAGCGCGGGAGAAAGCCGTGAGCACCGGGCATCGCCAAGTGCTCGCCTCGGCCTACGAGTTCCACGGTCGGGTTTACCTGGAGCAGGAGCGCTACGAGCCCGCCCTCGAACTGTTCCGCTCCGCGTGGGAGATCAGCGAGCGACTGGGGAAGCCACGGGGAATGGCCCTGGTGGAGCACTTCGCGGCGCGGGCGCACAGTGGACTCGGAGACCAGCGGAAGGCCCTGGAGTACCTGGAGAGCGCGGCGGCACGGCTGGCGGACTTCCCGAACGACCGGCGCACCTCCGCCAAGGTGAAGCTGACCACCGGAGTCGTCCTGCGGCGCATGGGACGGTACCGGCAGGCCGTCGAGCAACTGGAGCGAGCCGTTGTCGAACTGAGCTCTCACCGCTCCGACGAGGACGACGAGAAGCTGCTGTTCGAGCTGGCCGCGCCGTTCGAGGAGATGGCCGCTTCGCTGCGCGAGATCGGTGAGCGGGACCGGGCCGAGAAGTGCCTGCGGGAGGCCGTCGCGATCTACGAACGCGCGGGCAGTCCGAGGGCCGAGAGACTGCGTGCCGGAACGGGGTGATCGGAGGTTCCGTTCTTCTCCGGTGGCGTGTTCCCCGGGCGTGCGGCCACGAGACGAACGGAGCACGCAGCCGCACGTCCGGCCGACTCACTCGGGGACGAACGGATCCACCGGTGGAGCGGTGGCTCGCCACGACGGTTCGGGGAGATCCAGCAGTTCGTAGACGACCCGTCGCAGCTCGCCCGCCGCACGGTCGTGGTTGGCGAAGGTATCGGCTGCCAGTTTCTCGTGTCCGGGAACCGGGGTCGCCGCCGTGATCTGCTCCTTCAGCTCCGCCGTGCCCGTCAGATGGCGGGCCCGTTTCCCGAGTTCGTACCTCGGGGTGTTCGCGATGATCTCCCGAGCTCCGAAACTGCCCAGCAGCAGCCGCTTGCCCAGGGCCGCCGCGTAGAGCCCCAGGGAACCGTGATCGGCGACCACGGTGTCCGCCGCGACCAGGGTGGCCTTCCAGCCCCGCTCCGGCGGTACCAGCACCAGTCCGGCGTCCCTGGCTCGCCGGGTCCACTGTTCGATCTGCCAGGGACCGTGCAGGTCCCAGACGTTCGGGTGCAGCACCAGCGCGATCGTGTGGGTCTCGGCGGGTAGTGCTCCCACCAGTTCCGCCGCAAGCTCGGGGCGGCGGGCGAACAGTGCTCGTTCGCCCCAGGTGGAGGTGAGCACGACGAGCTCACGATCGCCGATGCCCAGCGCGTTCCGGTAACGCTCCCGAGCCGGGAGGCTGGCCCGGAGTCGGTCGAAGCAGGGATCGCCGACCACGCCGGCCCGTTCCCGCAACCGCGGGTTGTGCCGGCCGAGCAGGGACAGCTGGTCCTGGTGCGTCAGGCAGACCGCGGCGGGAACCGGCTCGCCGTCCCGCAGCAGTTGATCGCGGGACAGTCCGGCCACCTCCGAGGTGAATCCGGTCGCGGCGGGGCGGTGCTTGTGGTGGCCCGCCCCGTGCGAGAGCGTGAGCACCGGAATGTCGAGTTCGTGCAGCGCACCGTTGCCGCTGGGGGAGATCGCCAGATCGAACTCCGCGGCGCTCGCCCGCTGCCACGGGACCACGCGCATCCCGGCCCGCCGGAAGTGGTCGGACAGGTCCGTGTCGAACGCCGACCCCTCGGCACGGGTGAACCGGGTCTCCACCCGGAAGTCGTCCGCGAGGACGGGCAGCACGTCACCGAGCCGGTCCAACGCCGTCAGGTTGCGTACGACCCCCAGCACCCGGCGCCGTACCGGAACGGTGCCCCACGGCTCCCGGCTCCCGGCTCCCGGCTCCCGGCTCCCGGCTCCCGGCTCCCGGCTCCCGGCTCCCGGCTCCCGGCTCCCGGCTCCCGGCTCCCGGCTCCCGGCTCCCGGCTCCCGGCTCCATGCCCGGATTGTATCCGACGGCAGCCGGAACGAACCGTTCTCGCCGGAGCGTTCCGGGCCGTCGGTCACGCTCATGAGCTCCGATCCTACCGTCGCGCGACATTCACGGGCGGCGTTCGAACCACGGCTCACTCGGCGGGCAGGGGCTCGCGGCATTCCGGACCGTCGACCTCCACGCGGTTGCGCCCGCCGTGCTTGGCTCGGTAGAGCGCGACGTCGGCAGCCGTGAACAGTTCGTCCAGTCTGGCCGGACCGGCCGCCGCGCCGATGCTCACCGTGGGAGGTTGTTCGACCTCGCCGAGAACCTGCCGCCAGTCGTGTCCGTCCACCGCCGCCCGGATGCGTTCGGCCACGACCGGTCCCGCCGTGCGCGAGTCCCCGGAGTAGGCGGCCAGCACCACCACGAACTCGTCACCCGCCCAGCGGCAGATCAGGTCCTCGGCGCGGCATTCGGCCCGCAGCAGCGACGCCACCTCCCGCAGCGCGGCGTCGCCCATCGAGTGCCCCGCTCCGTCGTTGACGTCCTTGAACCAGTCCACGTCCAGCAGCAGCAACCACGGAATGCCTCCCTGGGAGGCGCTGCGCTCCAGCAGTGCCGGTGCGTAGCGTTCCAGTCCCAACCGGTTGGCCAGTCCGGTGAGCGGGTCGCGCAGCGCCGCTGCCTCGGCCGCATTGGCCTTGCGCTGGGCGTGCACCGCGATGCGGCGTTGTTCGAGTGCCTGACCGAGCCCCTCCTGCAGCACCTGGATGGTTTCGTTGGCCGCACGCACCGCTCGTCGCAGGGCTGTGGCCTCGCCCACGTGGTCGCCGAGGCGTTGGCACATTGACGACAGGTCGGTGGAGATGCGGTTGATCAGCATGGTCTCCCTGATCGTCTCCGCTTGGTACAGGGCACGACTCGCCAAGGTTCTCGCCTGATCCAGCAGGTTCTGCCGCCTGCGCACCTCTGCGAGCGTCCAGTTGGCGATGGACTGCGCGTACATGTCCGAGGCTTCCTCGGCTTCCGCCAGTGCCGAGGTGGCGCGTCGCTGCGCGTCGTCGATCTCCTCCAGCGCCACCAGTACCCGACCGCTGCTGGCCAGCGCACGGCGATGCACCGCCCCCTGTGTTCCCAGCCGGAACACCTCGTCGAACCGCACCAGTGAGTCGGACAGGTAACGTTCCACTGACACACCGGAGACGACCACTCGTGAGGCCAGTGTGGCCCCCTCCCGCAGCAGGCAGTGCGCGAGCGTGGCCGGGTCGCCCACCTCCCGTGCGATCCGCACCGCCCTGCTGAGCAGTTCGAGCGCGGGGGCGCTGTGCCCTTCGAGCAGGTAGCCGAGCATGCTCAGCGCGTGGGCGGTCTCCGCGTCGCGGTGCTTCTCCGCGTCGAGCTCGGTCCAGGCGTCCGCGGCGAGTTCGAGGGCCAGCGAGATCCGGCCCAACCGCCAGGCGAGGATCGCCCGGTTCACGAGTACGATGGGGCGGTTCCACTCACTGCCGACCAGGTTCGGCGCGCTGGCCACCGAATCGTCGAAGGCCGCCTCGCACTGCTCGATCAGGCCGGAGTCGAGCAACAGCCGTACTTGACGGTCTTGCTCGGGTATCCGGCCCGCCAGCAGCGGATCGTCCTGTTCCACGGCGTCCTCGCACTCGCAGATCGCGGCGCTGCGGGTTCTCCCCGAGCCCGCGAGGGTCGGGCACCCGGAGTCTCCGCTTCGACTACCTGCTCTTCGAGCAACAGGCTACCGGGTGAAATCGTGCCGATACTTGCCGTCGTGTACAACATCCTCCAACCGCAGCCTGCTGCGCCAGCCGTGGCGTTCCAGGTCAGGGGTTTCGGCGAGCTCACGAACCGGCCCGACGCACAACCAAGCGACCGGCCGGACGCCCGACGGGATGTCCAGCAGTCTGCGCAGGAATTCCTCCCGGTAGAAGCTTACCCAGCCCACGCCGAGTCCTTCGGCCGTGGCCGCCAGCCACAGGTTCTGGATCGCCAGGCACACCGAGTACAGCCCGGCGTCGGCGATGGCGTGTCTGCCGAGCACGTCCGGTGAACCGCGTTCCGGGTCGTAGGTGACCGCTATACCGAGCGAGGACTCCACGATGCCCTCGACCTTGATCTTGGAGAAGGTCTGGGCGCGTTCCCCGCTGAGCTCGGACGCGAACACGCTTCGTTCCGCCAGCACGTGCTCGCGGAAGGCGCGTCGAGTGGCCTCGTCGCGTACGAGTACGAAGTCCCACGGCTGGGAGAGTCCCACACTCGGGGCGCTGTGCGCGGCACCCAGCACGCGGTACAGCACGTCGGGGTCGAGCGTCTCGCCGGTGAACTCGGAGCGTACGTCGCGCCGACGGTTGATCACGTCGTAGAGGTCGGATACCGGCTGTCGGGATTCGGAGCGGCCGGATCGGTCTGCCGTTGTCATCCCGGCTATCCTGCCGTGCTCGCGAGTGTGATTCCCAGTGCCCCGCGACTGGAATGACTCCGCACACCATCGCCGCTCGCCGTGTCGGTCCGGCGTGCGGTGCCGTGGCCACCGTCGGCGGCACTCCGTTGTGACGCCCGTCATAAAATCCCGACTCGCCGGTGGCGACACCCCCACTTCTCAGTTCTCTCTCAGGGCTTCGGGTAAGACTGGGGGACATGCGCATACTCGTCGTCGATGACGACCGTGCCGTTCGGGAGTCGTTGCGAAGATCTCTCGAATTCAACGGTTACCAGGTGGAACTGGCCTCGGACGGTCAGCAGGCCCTGGACTCGCTCACCGCCGCGCGACCGGACGCGATGGTCCTCGACGTCATGATGCCCAAGGTGGACGGTCTGGAGGTGGCACGCAGACTGCGGGGGACCGGTGACGACCTGCCGATCCTGGTGCTCACCGCGCGCGAGGCTGTTTCGGATCGTGTGGCGGGTCTGGACGCGGGTGCGGACGACTACCTGCCCAAACCCTTCGCGCTGGAGGAACTGCTCGCCCGACTGCGAGCGCTGTTGCGCAGGGCGAGTCCACCGGATCCCGAGGAGGGCATCCCGGAGTCGCTGCGGTTCGCCGACCTGGAGCTGGATCCCGGCACCCGCGAGGTGCGGCGGGGGAGCCGTGCCATCAGCCTGACGCGTACCGAGTTCGCGCTGCTCGAACTGCTCATGGCGCACCCCAAGCAGGTGCTCACTCGCAGCAGGCTGCTGGAGGACGTCTGGGGCTACGATTTCCCGACGACGGGCAACGCCCTGGAGGTCTACGTCGGGTATCTACGCCGTAAGACGGAGGCATCGGGCGAACCGAGGTTGATTCACACCGTCCGCGGTGTCGGCTACGTGCTTCGGGAGAGTCCACCGTGACCACACCGGCCCCGCCACCTTCGGAACTGGCCGGGTCGTCCCCCTCCGAGGGGCAGACCGGCAGATGGCAGCGGGCTTCGCTGCGCAACAGGGTGACCCTGCTGGCCGCCGCCTGCGTGGCGGGGGCCGTCGCGCTGGTCTCGGTCGGCGCTTTTCTGACGGTTCGGGACAGCCTCCACGAACAGGTGGACCAGAACCTGCGGGAACGCGCCAGCCAGGCGGTCTCCGGGCCGCAGGTGCTGGAACCCAACCTGCGTTCGGTTCCCGCCGCCTTCTACGCGGCGGCCAACTTGCGAATCTGTCTGGTCACCGCCGACGGCAAGGCGCTGACCGGACCCGGCAAGGTCCCGCCGTGGGGCCCCGAGGAGTTGGCGGTGGCGCGTGGTCTCACGGAGTCCTCGCTGCGCACCGACGACGCCACCAACAGCAGGGTGGTGGCGCTGCCCGCCGGGAACGACCGTGCCCTGGTCATGTCGCAGTCACTGGCCTCGACCAAGGCCACGTTGGCCCAGCTCAGCGTGGTGCTCGTCGTGATCGGCGGTGCGGGCATCCTGCTCGCCGCCGCCGCGGGGACCGCGGTGGCTCGCACGGCGCTGCGACCGGTGCAACGACTCACCGCGGCCACCGAACGTATCGCTCGGACGGGCGACCTGCGCCCGATTCCGGTGAGCGGCGACGACGAGCTGGCACGGTTGACCACCAGCTTCAACAAGATGCTCGGGGCGCTGGCCGAGTCCCAGGAACAGCAGCGAAGGCTGGTCGCCGATGCCGGGCACGAACTGCGCACCCCGCTGACCTCGTTGCGCACGAACCTCGAACTGCTCATCGCCTCCGACCGGCCGGGCAGTCCTCAGCTGTCCGGCGAGGACCGTGCCGAGATGCTCGGTGACGTGCAGGCGCAGATCACCGAGCTGTCCGCGCTGGTGGGGGATCTCGTTGAGCTGGCTCGGGAGGACGCGCCGAACGCGGTGCACGAGCCGCTCGAACTGGTAGACGTCGTGGAGCGGGCGCTGAGCCGGGCCAGGCGGCGTGCCTCCGAGGTGGAGTTCGATGTTCGGCTGGGGCAGTGGTCGATGCTCGGCGATGCCACCGCGTTGGAACGTGCGGTGCTGAACCTGCTGGACAACGCGGCCAAGTGGAGCCCCGCAGGAGGTATCGTGCGTGTGGAGTGCCGGCAGCTCGACGCGGGATTCGCGGTCTTCGAGGTCGCCGACAGTGGGCCGGGCATCCCGGAGGAGGACCGCAGGCACGTCTTCGAGCGGTTCTACCGTTCCACCGAGGCGAGGCCGTTGCGCGGATCAGGACTGGGACTGGCGATCGTCAAGCAGGTGGCCGAGCGGCACGGCGGAAGCGTGGCCGCGGGCGAGGCGCCGGAGGGCGGAGCGATGATCTCGATGTATCTGCCCGGCCACGCCGATCCCGAACAGGCCGCTCCGCAGCAGCCCGCACGTCCGGTCTGAGGCGGTCCCGCCGTTCCGCCGGGCCGGACGGTTCCGCCGCGCTGCCCGGTGCGGCTCGCGGACGGCGGGAGCACCCGTGAACCCTCCCGCTGCCGGCGGTCCGGTTTCACGGATCGCTGGACGGGCTGTTTCCCACGTCTGCAGCACACCCGGCGGAGTGGTGCTGGCTTTGTGTGGTTTCTATGCCGCTTCGTGTAGGGTATTGTTGGTTTGTGTTTACTTGACGAGTAAAGTTCGCGTGGTTTCGTGATGACTTCGATCGCGACACTCGCGTCGGATTCGCGGCGAACACGGCGGGGTTGGAGTGGTGATGCTGGCACGTCAGCGTCAGGACATGATACTGGACGAAGTTCGTAGAACCGGCGCTGTGCAGGTGAGCGACCTCGTGCAGCGCCTCGGCGTGTCCGATATGACCATCCGCAGGGATCTCGACGCCTTGGCGGCACGCGGGGCGGTCGAGAAGGTCTACGGCGGCGCCACCTCCGTGCTGGACCGCAGCACCGACGAGCCCGGTTTCGAAGCCAAGTCGGTGTACCAACCCGCGGAGAAGGAAGCCATAGCCGAGCGGGCCGCGCGGCTCGTCCGCCCGGGGGCGGCCATCGGGCTCTCGGCGGGCACCACCACTTGGACACTGGCACGGCACCTCGACGACGTCGCCGATCTGACCGTGGTGACCAATTCCGTGCGCATCGCCGATGTGCTCCAACAACGCGGCCGTGCCGACCGCACCGTGATCCTGACCGGTGGGGTGCGTACCCCATCCGACGCGCTCGTCGGTCCGGTGGCCGTGCGCGCGCTGCACTCGCTGCACCTGGATCTGGTCTTCCTGGGGGTGCACGGGATGAGCACCCGCGCCGGTTTCACCACACCCAATCTCGACGAGAGCGAGACCAACCGCGCGCTCGCGCGGGCGGCCAACCGGCTGGTCGTGATAGCGGATCACGCCAAGTGGTCCACGGTCGGTATTTCCACCATCGTCGGCCTCGAGGAGGCCGACGTGCTGATCAGTGATGACGGGTTACCCGAGGAAGCGCGTCGGGTGCTCGGGGAGCGGATCGCGGAGCTGTCGATCGCTCCCGTCTCCGGTGAGCGGGGCGAATCGGCCGATTCCACGTATGAGGACACTATGCGGGCGGAGAGTGAGCAGTGAGGCGAACCGCGCGGCAGCTGGCCGACGGGCGGGAAATCATCTACTTCGACTCGGAGGCCACGGCGCCGGAACGAACCGCCGAGGACCTCCGCGAGCTCGACGGGCCACCCACGGCACCGGAGATGCGGCGTGACCCGTTGACCGGCGAGTGGATCGCCATGGCCGCACATCGGCAGAGCCGCACCTACAAGCCGCCGGCTGATCTTTGCCCGTTGTGTCCCAGCGAGCCGGGCAACCCCAGTGAGATCCCGGAGAGCGACTACGAGGTCGCCGTGTTCGAGAACCGGTTCCCATCGTTCGCGGCGCCCGAGGAACCGCCCGCTTTTTCCGGCCCCGGAGTGCTGGACACGGATCCACTGGTCCGACGGGCTCCGGCCAGTGGCAGGTGTGAGGTCGTGTGTTTCACGTCCGAGCACCGCAGCTCGTTCGCCGCGTTGACCCCACGACACGCACGCACCGTCGTGGACGCCTGGGCCGACCGCACGGCCGAACTCGCCGAGGTGGACGGGGTGGAACAGGTGTTCTGCTTCGAGAACCGGGGCGAGGAGATCGGGGTGACGCTGCATCATCCGCACGGCCAGATCTACGGGTATCCCTTCGTCACCCCCAAGACCGGCCAGCTGCTGCGAAACGCCGAGGAACACCACCGAACCCACGGCAGCCACCTGCTCGGTGACGTGCTCGCCGCCGAGCGTTCCTCCGGGCAACGCGTGATCCGCGAATCCGAGCACTGGACGGTGTTCGTGCCACCGGCCGCCCGTTGGCCCGTGGAGCTCATGGTCGTCCCACACCGTCGGGCTCCCGACCTGGCCGCCCTCACCGCCGAGGAACGCGACGATCTCGCTGAGGTCTATCTCGACGCGCTGCGCAGACTGGACCGTCTCTACGGGAGGCCGCTGCCCTACATCGCGGCATGGCAGCAGGCGCCCGTTCGATTCGGCAGGGAACTGTCCTGGCTGCACCTG
This portion of the Actinopolyspora lacussalsi genome encodes:
- a CDS encoding UDPglucose--hexose-1-phosphate uridylyltransferase (product_source=KO:K00965; cath_funfam=3.30.428.10; cog=COG1085; ko=KO:K00965; pfam=PF01087,PF02744; superfamily=54197; tigrfam=TIGR00209), giving the protein MRRTARQLADGREIIYFDSEATAPERTAEDLRELDGPPTAPEMRRDPLTGEWIAMAAHRQSRTYKPPADLCPLCPSEPGNPSEIPESDYEVAVFENRFPSFAAPEEPPAFSGPGVLDTDPLVRRAPASGRCEVVCFTSEHRSSFAALTPRHARTVVDAWADRTAELAEVDGVEQVFCFENRGEEIGVTLHHPHGQIYGYPFVTPKTGQLLRNAEEHHRTHGSHLLGDVLAAERSSGQRVIRESEHWTVFVPPAARWPVELMVVPHRRAPDLAALTAEERDDLAEVYLDALRRLDRLYGRPLPYIAAWQQAPVRFGRELSWLHLNLFSVLRSPDKLKYLAGSESGMGVWISDVTPEQVAERLREVS
- a CDS encoding DeoR/GlpR family transcriptional regulator of sugar metabolism (product_source=COG1349; cath_funfam=1.10.10.10,3.40.50.1360; cog=COG1349; pfam=PF00455,PF08220; smart=SM00420,SM01134; superfamily=100950,46785); this encodes MLARQRQDMILDEVRRTGAVQVSDLVQRLGVSDMTIRRDLDALAARGAVEKVYGGATSVLDRSTDEPGFEAKSVYQPAEKEAIAERAARLVRPGAAIGLSAGTTTWTLARHLDDVADLTVVTNSVRIADVLQQRGRADRTVILTGGVRTPSDALVGPVAVRALHSLHLDLVFLGVHGMSTRAGFTTPNLDESETNRALARAANRLVVIADHAKWSTVGISTIVGLEEADVLISDDGLPEEARRVLGERIAELSIAPVSGERGESADSTYEDTMRAESEQ
- a CDS encoding two-component system sensor histidine kinase MprB (product_source=KO:K07653; cath_funfam=1.10.287.130,3.30.565.10; cog=COG0642; ko=KO:K07653; pfam=PF00512,PF00672,PF02518; smart=SM00304,SM00387,SM00388; superfamily=158472,55874; transmembrane_helix_parts=Outside_1_33,TMhelix_34_56,Inside_57_172,TMhelix_173_195,Outside_196_487); amino-acid sequence: MTTPAPPPSELAGSSPSEGQTGRWQRASLRNRVTLLAAACVAGAVALVSVGAFLTVRDSLHEQVDQNLRERASQAVSGPQVLEPNLRSVPAAFYAAANLRICLVTADGKALTGPGKVPPWGPEELAVARGLTESSLRTDDATNSRVVALPAGNDRALVMSQSLASTKATLAQLSVVLVVIGGAGILLAAAAGTAVARTALRPVQRLTAATERIARTGDLRPIPVSGDDELARLTTSFNKMLGALAESQEQQRRLVADAGHELRTPLTSLRTNLELLIASDRPGSPQLSGEDRAEMLGDVQAQITELSALVGDLVELAREDAPNAVHEPLELVDVVERALSRARRRASEVEFDVRLGQWSMLGDATALERAVLNLLDNAAKWSPAGGIVRVECRQLDAGFAVFEVADSGPGIPEEDRRHVFERFYRSTEARPLRGSGLGLAIVKQVAERHGGSVAAGEAPEGGAMISMYLPGHADPEQAAPQQPARPV